The genomic stretch CTTTAAACCTTCCTTTCTATTTGTGTCTGAAAATGATCTTTGAATATccttgtaaattataataattcagtAAGATACtaaatattagtataattaatataaaaatattttctctcaaatatttctgatttttaatatacattcgtttcatttcaGGGTCAGAACGGCTATGGCACAATTTTATGATGCCTAAATTCCAGATGTGTTATTGATGAAAGTTAGATTTTGATTTAGAGTTCTTTTATACAcgaaatacaattatattttggtGTTAACACTGTGATTCTGTATTTCGTTGATGCATaagcattttatatttatatagaaaagatacaaaaacaatatcccTGACGATGTAATCTGTTtatgttgtatttattttatttaaaaaaagaaaacaataagcaatatttcagtatattaaaaaagaaacaatataataattgtatcatacatttttaaaatatgaattgtTTGATACAATGATAATATCAAAAGTAATTGATTGCAAAGTTTTACATTGTGGAATGTcaacaaattatatacaagtatCCATATGATACACTTCAGATTAAACATATTTTGCTATAAACATGATTAGGAAtgttgataattatttattatcacgaaaaaaatatttttaatgtacttAAAAGAAGTATATGACTAGTATTTCTTATAAACTATCATCGATTTTAAATCTTTGGTATGGAGCTTGAAAAGTTATTTACGaaaatttaagtatttttGATTCTTACGATCATCTTgctattttcattaaatctaAAGGATCTGGAATGTTAAAATTCAACTAATAAGTATGAAATATCAGTGCAAATGTAAGAAATAGATAATACTCGTAGCATTATCCTAtttggagaaaataaaaatatctcttcTGACTGTTGCTATAAATTGCAACTAATCATATGTCATGAtaatatagttttaaatactttacaaaattaagCAGATGCATTACTGTCATCAGAAAGATTTTCCATGGGATTGTTAGCCAAAGGGTCCAGTTCAGCAAATAAATCCAACCAGGAATTACCTTTTTTGCCAgtcttattttttttctaagaaaaaatataggaaaaatttaataatagtgtttcagatatttttaatttgattttggTAAAAACAAATTTAGTTTTTACTTACCTTGTCACCCATGTTGATAGTAGGCATGCTCTTCTGTCCAATGCCAAGCGCTGCATCACCCAAACTTTGTTTCAATATATTCGGTGGCAAAAATGTATCATGCGATATCGCATCCCACTCGTTATCAGCATTCTGTTTATCAGTGAGAATGTCATTCAAAAGTACCATATTTTCGGATGTGAGGAACTGTAAAGATTGCTCTCTTGAATTTTGTTCTTCTAAAGAAGAGAAATCAGCCAGATTAAGATTTGTATCAGATTTGTCAAATATATCCATCGTTAAACTTTGTTCACCAAACTTTCTATCAAGTTCAGATTGATTTCCTTCTTGCATATTACTATGAGTGGCgttatttagaattaaattttcaaaaagttgATCGAGATTCTCTTTATGTTCTACATTAGAAGTAGACTGTGaagtaatttcattattcgaGGAACTGGAATTCATGTCTAATCCTTCCAATCCTTTAATGTCTTTCGTCTCATAATCAATAtccaataatttttcatcttgTTTATCAATTTCAATTGTATTTTGTTTAGCTGGTTTTACTTCTTCAGCTTCTTCAACACTGTCATGATAATCCATGTCAAAAATTGATAACCTacgatagaaaaaatatattttatctaacaATTCTGTTATTaacactttttaaaatttataacttaCTTCTCTTTTTCGTCGAGATCATCGTCACCTCCAGTTTCTTGAGCTAATTTACTTGAGGGTTCAGCTAGTTCTCTCACTACCATAAAATCATATCGTTGATAGCCTTTAAAACTGCTTGCTATTGTAGAATATGCTTGTGCAGATTTTTCAGTAAAATTTAGAAGTGTACTCTGATATAAAACTAAAGCATGACTAAACATATTACATCTTGCTGCTGCTAATAGATCTACCTTTTGAAGGCAATCTAAAGCCAGATTATCAAAGGCTATTTTACCTCTGtatgaataaagaaattataaattcaaagctatctaaatgtatatagaatttagatGTTAACGATAATAagatgataatgataatgttAACGATAATTACAATACATACTGTCTTACACATGTTTGAACTTTACGAAATCTTTCTAATTGTTTTGATGTATCAGGATCTAATtcttgagaaatatttttcatccatGACAGAGCAGCTCTGTACTCTGTACGAGCTTTTTCCATTGCTTGGACCTTTTGCAGTGTGTCTTCAATAGCTCTTTGTCTAAATGTTTCTACTTCCTGATACAATCGTCCTAATGGTGCTCTTAATGCAAGTCTTTGTTGACCAGAATATGATAAAGATTTTCCAACTGCTGTCATCATCTTGCCAGCTCTAGTTTTATCTTGTTTACCAGCATCTTTAAGGAACCGTCCCATTGCATTTTCTTCTTGTGCAAGAtctatataacatttaatggtacagtcatttttattatttttaaatttttctttacctTAGCTAATCCTATTTTATAAAGACTTAAATAGTAATAACTTACTGCACAATCGCTCCTGATATTTGTCAATAATTCTTTGTAAATAAGAACAAGATTCCTGAATGCTACGAAACAGTTCTAATTTTGCATCCAATTCTGCATCGGATGCTACTATACACTCATCTTCCTTTTTACCTAACTTTCGTGATAAAGCTTGTTTCGTAACCCAAAACTGATGTTGCATTTTTGTGATAGTAGAATCGTCGTGCATATTGGTCATCTGTACCCAACGATCAAAAGTATTTCCTGATATACCTGGTCCGTTTCTGTTACTAAAAATTATGccagatatatattattacagaaAACATTACAatggataataaataaatataaaataaacataatattattttaaatacgtgGTTAGATATCTTATCAGTTACGTGAATGATAttctatattacgtatatgataaatgatattttgctTAATGTAAAATTGGTTAAACGACAacaattctataaaaattaatatcaaaacaCTTACTATGTGTTCATAATGCAAGACGATggttaaaaatacgaaatatgatTAACGCTTACAactaaaaagatacaaatgattTCTACGTatgatttaaaataacaaattactttataaatatcatacttCTTTAACACATATGATTAGAAAATgctctttttttcaattaattaaaataggTGTTTGTACTTTAATACTGATAAAAAAGCAAACACACTCTTTCCTGTCAACCTGACAGACCGAGTtgacatataatatacagtttACTATAGTTAATTGTCCACCTAAGAACTGCTTAAAGTGAGATTTTAATGGATGCGACATAACAAGGCGCATTACcaatgaaaacaaaatttcttaaaaacacattaacaataaataatttgtttattattttacgaacttgtaataaaagaaaaaagtattagtttcattaaataaagaaacaattatttgCTATAGAACTAATTAGatagatttttcaaaaataatttattcaaaatatatgctattacaaatattattaacaaaatatcaaattttagaaactttattaatttctaagacaaatcattatattatttctttattgtgCTTTTACAGCCAAGAAAGGATTTGacttacaatatttttcacacaattacgagtattttattgaataaatacaTTCCTCTCATTCAGACAAATCatggtattaaattataactattttaaatataatttaaagaattacaataaataatattgtattgatcatatatgtatattgtattaaaacaaagctgaaattatttttttaatatattaccattttcataaatgatttatcttattatactaacatatttttagaaaatgcaattttttaattattatattttttataaatttgatatattctacaaaaacgcgcgaagtaaattaaattttcgaattttataatcataaCTTATATATCATTCcttaattctataatttgaataaataaatgtaatagaaaaaagttTTGTATCGTTATGGGcgaataatttatgtatttggcctatttttctttttattagttAACAAGATGTAACTAATAAGATATACAAATAACACGTAACTAAAAAGTTAACTAATAagttatacaaataatatagttatgcaaaatataacaatttacatattatttcttaaattcataacttaaatgaataattataatagaaaaaaatttgtatttattcgtgtgcaaataatttatgtatttgtcctatttttatttttttcttttattaggCAGAGAATGTTAAAAAGGGTCAAGTTGTTCCATCTGCTATTTCTAGGTCGTCGTGACGAGCATAGATTATGAGTAAAAACAGCAAAAAGGCAATGGCGGCTATTCTTCAGACAGTTACcgaatttattatgaaaaatttcggAAAAATGTGATCTCTGTGTCGGTTCACCGTGAACAAAATTGAGGTAcgttttcacatttttatcgtCGAATTTACAATGTCGATGATCATCATACTTGGTACATTCTGATGAGATGTCACATGCAACCACATGTggatttgaaattaatagatacttttttataaaaacaactAACCATGAAATCCaggtatttttatacatatttcaaacatttgaCGTTAAATACGATGAATATCATAAAAGGCaggttaaaaaatttttctcttatgTCTACCGCGTTTTTATACTGTAACTTTACGAATtgaaaaaatagtaatttacaCACAATCAGTTaaaacgtattttatttataatatagataatatgttaattttgatttttcatttatgtATGCATTTATGTTTTAAGAtagtaatgtaaataatattaagtatATTCGAAATATGTGGAATAtgatgtatattaataataaaaggatAGGAAGTTCCAACCTATTATGAAACAAACttgaatgtttaaaaatacagtGGCTGTCAAAAGTTTTTGCATGTACGTAGttgtatttttcaatgaaaagtatctttctattaggttttacatttcattttcattgtatgaaatttttgtagtcATATTTGGATTTAgttaattagtatgtaaatgttataGTAAATATAATGGTGTGCAAATAgtttttgtagccactgtatataTTGCATTGTTATTGTATaagttattatttaaatatataattataagtggtaatttatattttttatatttttaagttttaatgtaaaattagcgctatattaaaatagatctTTTGTTATCTATCATTGAATTGGAttgatgtattaaaattatattgattaTATTAGTTCTTAATTCatacgtttttatttattgctttGTTATTATGTTTTCATATATGGaataaattagatttatttacaattgtgtttatttcttttatttcaaagttttgTCTCCCCATCCACATAGTCATTGGATTGttaaataatgaatatttactGTTAATACTTGGTAtctcgttgttgttgtgcaatgttaattaatttccataGGTGTGGCCTGAAGGCCAAGGGATGGTATTGCGTGCAGAAAAGAGATGGCACACAGTATGCGTAGACAATGGCTGGCAAACGTATAAAGCAGTTGCTTAATTCAATGAGTAACGAATGGTGGTTAATAGTGGATCAAATAGGAAAGATCGTCGGCAGGCAGGAAGGAGTAAACACTCGAGCGTGCCTAAGTAATGAGCGAGACTCGGCATCATCTTCACTCGGTTTCGGACTTGTATGCAGCCGACGAGATAGAAGTACTTCTCTTAGAAGAGATTCGTGACCTGGAACTACCAGCCTCTGCATATTCTAGACCTGAGGACATTCAGGACTTTGATATtggtaagaaaataatttgtaaactgcaaatatttagaaagaatAGAGTAtcaacatatatattatttgatattatattaatagcaGGCAGTAGAACAGGGGGGCAAATTAGCTCCCAACCTTTGGAGCTGGATTCACCAGGGGTCCATTCAACAGTCCATTCATGGGACTCACATGCTAATTATCATGGTCACTATGGCTATGGTGATCACCATGGCTCTTCCTCAAATGCTTTGGCTTGGCCAAGAGCAAGTCACTTGGTACTTTATTGTGACATACAGGGGCATCTTAAAACTGCTATTGGTGTTATTAGACTTTTACTACTTGTAAGTACTATAGCATttagattattatttcatttatttattcctaaAACAATAAGTTACCTTAAATTGTTTACATATAGATATCATCTGCAGCGTGTTTGGCAACATTATGCAGCTCCGGCACTGCCAAGGTCAGCTTATTTATGTTGCCTTTAATCGGGCGGCTGCGTTTCATGATCTTTGTAGCAGTTTTCTGTTTTTTGGTCACTGCATTGCTCCTCTTCCTTGATATTTCGCatgttatatatgtttttCCTTTCAATTGGGCGAAATTGGTAAGTAGTCAATGATTTatcaatattctatttttagtTAATGTTACCAtcatgattaaaaatataaatttttatatgtatatttattagtgatttaatattttgacaCTGATATATCTGATAGAATCCACCTCTTATAGAATGCTTGGATATTCACTGGTATAGGCTTATCTTATGCCTTGAGTAGTGCATTATTAGCATGCTCTATATGGGAATATCACAGTGGTGGCTGGGTGCCAAAACGTACTCGGTCTCAGTTGTCTGCCGCGGCAGCGCTTGGACTGTCATGTGCTATTTTAGCCTTCTTACTTTCATGGATACATGGTCGCAGTGGATCAAGTTGTAGGAGTTCAGATAGTCGCAATCATACACCAACACAACTTTATAAGCCTGTTGACAATTCTTCCTCTTCAGGagtaagtaattttatttcttatcattattttataactataTTTAAACTATTGtcaataattctaatttttatctttttaggTTACTCTCAAAGAGCGGAGCCCTAAGAGGCCTGCTTCATGGACTGTCAAAAATCAACAGTCGAGGAAACAAAATATAGACAGTGATACAAACACAAATAATGGCCATCACGGCAATGATAATCATACAAAATACAAGCAAGATGCCAAAAGAAAAGATCACTGGGCTTCTGCAAGGGAACACTTCTTACATACCCAAGAAACTAATGAAGATATTCAAAGAAGTGATGTCGATATTgaaaggagaaggagaagacgaagaagagatGGTGATAGTAGTTCAGGCGATGGAAATCTAATAAGTACCAAAACCAATAGTGGTCATATTCTGGAGGATAATAAATCTAGACGGGTGCCGCGGAAATTACCTCTACAGTCGGTGGAACAATCCCGACCTTGGCCTGGTGCTGAACATAGAGGCAGTGGTTCTATgcaaattagaaataaaactttacaAATGCCAGTGAACAATAAAGCACAGGACTATTGTGGCATAGATGAATCTAGTTCAATGCAAGTGACTCAAAATGGTTTCCACTGGGAAATGGAATGTACATCTAGCAACAATATGGAGAAAGCAGCAGAAATAGCTATGGATCGTACTGCCATGTGGACTGGACAATGGCATCCACCACCTGATGACGTCCAACCTTGTTCTAGCAAAACTATTGATCCTTACAGCTTTGCCtgattgaatttaaaaacgCGTATACATGTGTTAGAAAATGTTGGACTCATTGCAGTGAATGACTTTTGGGAACAGCTATGTAATACAGAAGTTTCCCTTGAAACGATAGTTTCGTAATATCATATTGAACCTTCTTTCACTGTTTGTATTAAGGAAAGgataaaaaagaacgaaaatattttattgtcttaccaatgaaatatttatattgtttctaAACGAATTTGTCTAAATTGAATGTGTTTAAACTTACATATGTAAAAGTCACTTTAATGTTAAAGTAGTGCACAGTGACCATAATGTCTTTGTTATCATCTTTTAAGTCTATATTTTTCTCCTCTGTGCATAAAATGAGATTAAGTTTGGAATTAAGTTGTTAATCAGTTACTTATGCAGGTATAGATAAATTCCAGAAAAACTCTATATTGCAATCAAGACCATGGAATAATGTCTTATGTCCAAACATTTAAGAAtcctatataaaattattgttgcCTTGTATATTATGCTgccaagaaaataatttctttttagttgTCGATTTTTGACATTTTGCATTATACAACCAGACTGCCCGTCTTTGACATACAGATAATGTCATTTCATTCcaattatatatcaaataataaaccTAAGTATTAACGGGATTATTTGTAAGTATAACTTACATTAgtaattaaagattaaaatatttatttatttattattttgttgtacTTTAATgtcaatatattttgtttccatGCATACTCAATAGTTAATAATCAggtaaatgtattaattttctgttttattacaactgtaaatttatgaaaattgttttttaagcAGGCAACAAGTGTTTATATTAAGATTGAAAAACTAATATCAGGTTAGCATTTCTTGTTATAAGTGAATTATACAGGGAATTAGTATGCATGGAACGTGTTTAAATTATACTACTTCGATTATTGTTCAAAACGATATTCTTGTTGCACGGAGATGGACGTAGAAATGTGTTTCACAAATTTAGACGAGAATTGATAAACACAAGttattttctgtaattataCCATAATGAAATCTAGttttttattagtattttatacGTAAACGATTgagttttatacaattatgtagTCTGGTAACTTAGAAAAAGTCCATCTCTATTTTTGTAAAAGGTATAAGCACTATTTGCAAGAAGGGAATATAATGATCAGTAATGGTATTGCATTACTTATTTACTTTAATGAAAATCTCAAACCATTTCTAGTCCAGTACTCTTGTACAACCTCGTCTCTACTGATTCATCAAATTAAAGAGCAAACTAATTTTTAGTACATACATATCGTATTAGAGGTACAATTCATCTTGAAAATTATCAGAAGATTGTGTTTCTTGACCGTTTGGTCCTTGAAATCTCTTTTTACCATACAACAAGTGGTACATAGAATCGATTATATTGGGACCTCTGTTTTGTTTCACTTGattaagattattataatcacATAAACACAAAgaagtaattaatttcgacTAGAATCATAAGTGACAGCTACTTTGTCTTTTGATacaatattagaatatatacaTCTGGATCAAGCATCTAATTATATGTTGGCGTGTATAACGCGTCAGTTATCTAATTAATTGATTAGCATAAGGAAAAATGCGTGTTCATATAGGatcataaagaaaaaaagagaatagtatatattatgGTAGCTTCGTTGTGTCAAAATATTGATGATGTTGTAATTTGGTTTTCTTGAACacaacgaagaaataaatgtaatttttcttatacatGGTACATTACTGGTGTACTGATAaagtgtttaaaaaaatatggataGATTTCATGATAAAAATGTTGGGTGGAAATGTTACATGGTGCAAGATATTTAGCTTAAAAgtttaagtaaaataattaaaaaaaaatgtacggACACTGCCAGAAGAAATATAACGCTCTTTGAGTGTCATGTATGTCGAATAACtttgttaattttcaataacttaGTATCAGAGGCTTTACCTCGCTACGATTTGCAATACCTCAATAAATGAATTGTTAGACTTATATTTAGTATGTGAATCTACAACGTTTAATGTATTTCTGTATGAACTTCAATCGAAAACGCTTCAGATTATGGCACAAATAACAAAGATTAACATTAGGTTTGAACTTCAACC from Bombus pascuorum chromosome 2, iyBomPasc1.1, whole genome shotgun sequence encodes the following:
- the LOC132916845 gene encoding islet cell autoantigen 1-like protein, encoding MNTYNRNGPGISGNTFDRWVQMTNMHDDSTITKMQHQFWVTKQALSRKLGKKEDECIVASDAELDAKLELFRSIQESCSYLQRIIDKYQERLCNLAQEENAMGRFLKDAGKQDKTRAGKMMTAVGKSLSYSGQQRLALRAPLGRLYQEVETFRQRAIEDTLQKVQAMEKARTEYRAALSWMKNISQELDPDTSKQLERFRKVQTCVRQGKIAFDNLALDCLQKVDLLAAARCNMFSHALVLYQSTLLNFTEKSAQAYSTIASSFKGYQRYDFMVVRELAEPSSKLAQETGGDDDLDEKEKLSIFDMDYHDSVEEAEEVKPAKQNTIEIDKQDEKLLDIDYETKDIKGLEGLDMNSSSSNNEITSQSTSNVEHKENLDQLFENLILNNATHSNMQEGNQSELDRKFGEQSLTMDIFDKSDTNLNLADFSSLEEQNSREQSLQFLTSENMVLLNDILTDKQNADNEWDAISHDTFLPPNILKQSLGDAALGIGQKSMPTINMGDKKKNKTGKKGNSWLDLFAELDPLANNPMENLSDDSNASA
- the LOC132916849 gene encoding uncharacterized protein LOC132916849 isoform X2, which codes for MSETRHHLHSVSDLYAADEIEVLLLEEIRDLELPASAYSRPEDIQDFDIGSRTGGQISSQPLELDSPGVHSTVHSWDSHANYHGHYGYGDHHGSSSNALAWPRASHLVLYCDIQGHLKTAIGVIRLLLLISSAACLATLCSSGTAKVSLFMLPLIGRLRFMIFVAVFCFLVTALLLFLDISHVIYVFPFNWAKLNAWIFTGIGLSYALSSALLACSIWEYHSGGWVPKRTRSQLSAAAALGLSCAILAFLLSWIHGRSGSSCRSSDSRNHTPTQLYKPVDNSSSSGVTLKERSPKRPASWTVKNQQSRKQNIDSDTNTNNGHHGNDNHTKYKQDAKRKDHWASAREHFLHTQETNEDIQRSDVDIERRRRRRRRDGDSSSGDGNLISTKTNSGHILEDNKSRRVPRKLPLQSVEQSRPWPGAEHRGSGSMQIRNKTLQMPVNNKAQDYCGIDESSSMQVTQNGFHWEMECTSSNNMEKAAEIAMDRTAMWTGQWHPPPDDVQPCSSKTIDPYSFA
- the LOC132916849 gene encoding uncharacterized protein LOC132916849 isoform X1, which encodes MSETRHHLHSVSDLYAADEIEVLLLEEIRDLELPASAYSRPEDIQDFDIAGSRTGGQISSQPLELDSPGVHSTVHSWDSHANYHGHYGYGDHHGSSSNALAWPRASHLVLYCDIQGHLKTAIGVIRLLLLISSAACLATLCSSGTAKVSLFMLPLIGRLRFMIFVAVFCFLVTALLLFLDISHVIYVFPFNWAKLNAWIFTGIGLSYALSSALLACSIWEYHSGGWVPKRTRSQLSAAAALGLSCAILAFLLSWIHGRSGSSCRSSDSRNHTPTQLYKPVDNSSSSGVTLKERSPKRPASWTVKNQQSRKQNIDSDTNTNNGHHGNDNHTKYKQDAKRKDHWASAREHFLHTQETNEDIQRSDVDIERRRRRRRRDGDSSSGDGNLISTKTNSGHILEDNKSRRVPRKLPLQSVEQSRPWPGAEHRGSGSMQIRNKTLQMPVNNKAQDYCGIDESSSMQVTQNGFHWEMECTSSNNMEKAAEIAMDRTAMWTGQWHPPPDDVQPCSSKTIDPYSFA